The genomic DNA CGGGATCGATGTCGTTCCGGTCCAGTTGGATGCGACGTCGGAAGTTCTGGTCGAAAAGATCGATCTGCCTCCCGATATTCGTCGCGGCCAACCGTTTGAAGCCCGCGTGGTGATCAACAACTATTCTCCCAGCGGCGAATCGAAGGTACCGATCCCGGGGCGGTTGGAGGTGACTCGCAAACTGGGCAGCGACGAACAGGTGCTGCTGAACGAACCGATCACGCTGGATCCCGACAAACCGACTGTCTTTCCGCTGCGTCACACGATCGACCAACCGGCTCCCTATACCTATAAAGCCCGATTTGTCCCGGACGATCCAGCGAGCGATGCGGTCAGCCAGAACAACGAGGCGTCGGCCTACACGTACGTTCGCGGCAAGGGACGCGTGCTGTTGATCGAAGATTGGGCCAGGCCGGACGAATATCGCGAGATGATTGAGACGCTGCGCAAAGCGGACATCGAGATCGTCGTCATGCCCAGCAACAATCTGTTTACGTCGATGGCCGAACTGCAGGCCTATGACGCGGTGATCATGGCGGGCGTGCCGCGGACCAGCGGCGAGGATGCCGATTCGATCAGCGGGTTCGACGACGATCATATCGAGATGCTCGTCCGCAACACGCAACAGCTCGGATGCGGCCTGCTGATGCTCGGCGGTCCCGATGCCTTCGGCGCTGGCGGTTGGGCGGGAACGAAGCTTGAAGAGGCGATGCCTGTCGATTTCCAGATCCGCAACACCAAGGTGCAGGCGATCGGTGCGTTGGCGATGATCATGCACGCCTCGGAAATGGCTCAAGGGAATCACTGGCAGAAGGTGGTCGCACGCAGCGCGATCGAAGCGCTTGGCCCCGCCGATTATTGCGGCATCATCCACTGGGCCGCTGGCGGCGACCAATGGTTATGGGGCGGAAGAGCGGGATTGTTGCCCGTCGGCCGTGGCAATCGCCGATCGATGTTGGCAGCGGTCAGCCGGATGACGCCGGGCGATATGCCACAGTTCGATCCCGCGATGCAGATGACGTTGGCGGCACTGAACGCCAACCAAGCCGCTCTGAAACACTGCATCATCATCAGCGATGGCGATCCCAGCCCGGCGGCCGGCGGAACGATCCGCGGATTCGCCAACGCGGGGATCAAGATCAGCACCGTCGCGGTGGCATCGCACGGAACGATCGGCAGCAATCGTTTGCGCGACATCGCCAAAGATACCGGCGGCAAATATTACGAAGCCAAAAGCCCCAAAGCGCTTCCCAAAATCTATCAACGCGAAGCGCGTCGCGTCTCGCGTCCGCTGGTCTACGAACCGCCCGGCGGCGCCACGCCTCAGATCTCCCTGCGGCATTCGGTCCTCGAAGGGATCGACGGCCCACTGCCGCCGATCTCCGGATTTGTGCTGACCGAAATCAAACAGAGTCCGTTGGCTCAGGTCTTGATCCGTTCGCCGATGCCCGAACAGCCCGACAACCAAACGATTCTCGCCGCCTGGACCTACGGACTGGGCCGCGCTGCGGTGATGACAACCGACACCGGCAAGCGATGGGCAACCGATTGGCCGCAGTGGGATGGGTACGACAAGTTTTACAGCCAGTTGGTCCGTTGGATCATGCGTCCCAGCGGCGACACGGGCAAGTTTACGATGGCGACCAAAGTCGAAGATGGCCGCGTTCGCGTGGTCGTCGAAGCGCTCGACAAAGAGGACGACTTCCTCAACTTTCTCGACATGAACGCCTCGGCGATCGGCCCCGATCTCAGCCCGCTGCCGCTGCAGATGCGACAGGTCGCGCCGGGGCGCTACGTCGGTGAATTTGCGGCGGATGAATCGGGCAGCTATTTCTTAAACGTCGTGCCAGCCGCCGGCGAAGCACCGCTGTCGCAAGGCGTGACCGTTCCCTACAGCAGTGAGTTCCGCGTCCGGACGGTGAACCAGGCGTTGTTGCAGGCGCTCGCCGATACCGAGCCGAGCGGAGGCGAAGCGGGCCAGTTGACCGAGCCGTTGGAAAAGTCGAGCATCGCGGCGCTGACCGATCACGCCACCTTCCGCGGCGGACTGGCGCATGCCCGCAGCATCCGCGACGTCTGGCCGCTGTTTGTGTTGGCCGGGTGCTGCATCTTCCTGGGCGATGTCTTCATCCGCCGCGTGGCGATCGATTTCAGTTGGATCGGCCGCTTGCTGGCCTCCCGTCGCGGGCAAACCAACGACGCGGAGAACTCACAGACACAGAGGATGGCAGCGCTGCGCAGCCGCAAGCTGGAGATCAACGAGGAACTCGATCGCCGCCGCTCGGCAACGCGGTTCGAACCGCAAGGCGATCCGACGCCGGGCGGCTCGACATCCGCTGCCGCAACGACGTCGACAAAACGACCGTCGGCGGGAACTCCAGCCAGCATGGAACCACAAAAAGAAGAGAAGAGCTACACCGAGCGGTTGCTGGAAGCGAAGCGGGCGGCGCGACGAAAGTCGGACGAATCGTAGCCGATCGGTGGTGGATCGCGTCGCCGATTTTGTAGCATCGGCCGACGGCGGGTGTTTACAATACATCGCTTTCCCAACCTCGATGGAGCTAACTCGCGATGCGTTTTCTGACCTCTCTACTGTTCGTTGTCAGCGGTGCTGTTTGTCTTGTCGTTCCCGCTGCCGCCGACGCTGCCGAGCAAGCTGCCGTTCATCTGGACGCCAAGGTGGAGGTGCAAATGGATTATCTATTGTACCTGCCGCAAGACTACGACCAGAAGAAAGCGTGGCCGCTGGTGCTGTTCTTGCACGGAGCCGGTGAACGTGGCGATGACTTGAACCTTGTCAAAATGCACGGCCCGCCTCGCTTGATCGAAGAGGGGAAGGAGTTTCCGTTTATCGTCGTCTCGCCTCAATGCCCCAAAGGTCGCTGGTGGCGAGAGTTTGAATTGACGGCGTTGTTAGACGATGTGATCGCGACGCAAAACGTCGATCAAGACCGTGTCTATGTGACCGGTTTGAGCATGGGTGGCTTTGGCAGTTGGGGCTTGGCGGCGTTCAGTCCCGATCGTTTCGCCGCGATCGCACCGATCTGCGGCGGCGGCGAACCTCGCTCGACAAGGAACTTCAAACACGTCCCGGTCTGGGCATTCCACGGTGCCAAAGATACAGCGGTTCCGTTGGAGCGAACGCAGGCGATGATCGACGCATTAAAGCGGCAAGGAGCAGAGCCGAAGCTGACGATCTATCCCGAAGCGGGCCACGACTCGTGGACCGAAACCTACAACAACCCCGCATTCTATGAGTGGTTGTTGGCACAAAAACGCGTTGCCAAAGAGGACTAATGTACCCAGCAAACAGTTTTTGGTTTAACCGCGTGGGCATCGCCCCACGCGTTTTTGAAGGTGACGCGGCCCGATGGGCTCGCGGTTAAACAAAAAGCAAAGTTCGTCCTTAGCGATTCAGTCCTGGTAGAAGACCGCCAGCCAAACGGTCGGCTCGGTCGCCGAAGTCGATTCGACGCGGTGGCGGCGATGCGCGGCAATGTCGACGTGATCGCCAGGGATCAGATCGATCGATTCCGGCGGATCGGCGAACTGCAGCGTCGCAGACCCTTGCAGCAGCAGCACCCACTCGCGCTCGGGCTGGTCGTACCAGAAGTCGTCTGGGCTGCGATGCCCCGTCGAAACGATCCGCTCCACGCGGAGACCGCTTCCCGACGCGAGGATCTCGGTCAATTCCTCGGGGACGTTTTGGGGAAGGTTGGCCAGCAGATTGCCTGGCCGCGCGGCTGACTCTTCACTCATCGGAATCCCCCGCGATGTTCTCGCGGATCACGCGACAGGGATTCCCCGCCGCGAGCACTCCCTCGGGAATGTCTTTTGTCACGACGCTCCCTGCACCGATCACGGTCCGGGATCCGATCGTCACGCCCGGCAGGATGATCGCGCCGCCCCCAACCCAGACATCCGACCC from Rosistilla oblonga includes the following:
- a CDS encoding VWA domain-containing protein, with protein sequence MFGLRLGFEHPGYLALLVLIPVLWLASYRGLALLGPVRRTFALLLRTLVAAAIVLALAGVQFVWTDDRMTVMYLLDQSESIPAAKRDAMLQYVIRNVAAQRNTARADRAGIIVFGKEAAVEIPPFDDDIPDLRRLESYLGRKDATNLEAALKLAQAAMPDDTSRRIVIVTDGNENLGNASQLASRIARAGIGIDVVPVQLDATSEVLVEKIDLPPDIRRGQPFEARVVINNYSPSGESKVPIPGRLEVTRKLGSDEQVLLNEPITLDPDKPTVFPLRHTIDQPAPYTYKARFVPDDPASDAVSQNNEASAYTYVRGKGRVLLIEDWARPDEYREMIETLRKADIEIVVMPSNNLFTSMAELQAYDAVIMAGVPRTSGEDADSISGFDDDHIEMLVRNTQQLGCGLLMLGGPDAFGAGGWAGTKLEEAMPVDFQIRNTKVQAIGALAMIMHASEMAQGNHWQKVVARSAIEALGPADYCGIIHWAAGGDQWLWGGRAGLLPVGRGNRRSMLAAVSRMTPGDMPQFDPAMQMTLAALNANQAALKHCIIISDGDPSPAAGGTIRGFANAGIKISTVAVASHGTIGSNRLRDIAKDTGGKYYEAKSPKALPKIYQREARRVSRPLVYEPPGGATPQISLRHSVLEGIDGPLPPISGFVLTEIKQSPLAQVLIRSPMPEQPDNQTILAAWTYGLGRAAVMTTDTGKRWATDWPQWDGYDKFYSQLVRWIMRPSGDTGKFTMATKVEDGRVRVVVEALDKEDDFLNFLDMNASAIGPDLSPLPLQMRQVAPGRYVGEFAADESGSYFLNVVPAAGEAPLSQGVTVPYSSEFRVRTVNQALLQALADTEPSGGEAGQLTEPLEKSSIAALTDHATFRGGLAHARSIRDVWPLFVLAGCCIFLGDVFIRRVAIDFSWIGRLLASRRGQTNDAENSQTQRMAALRSRKLEINEELDRRRSATRFEPQGDPTPGGSTSAAATTSTKRPSAGTPASMEPQKEEKSYTERLLEAKRAARRKSDES
- a CDS encoding phosphoribosylaminoimidazole carboxylase → MSEESAARPGNLLANLPQNVPEELTEILASGSGLRVERIVSTGHRSPDDFWYDQPEREWVLLLQGSATLQFADPPESIDLIPGDHVDIAAHRRHRVESTSATEPTVWLAVFYQD
- a CDS encoding prolyl oligopeptidase family serine peptidase; the protein is MRFLTSLLFVVSGAVCLVVPAAADAAEQAAVHLDAKVEVQMDYLLYLPQDYDQKKAWPLVLFLHGAGERGDDLNLVKMHGPPRLIEEGKEFPFIVVSPQCPKGRWWREFELTALLDDVIATQNVDQDRVYVTGLSMGGFGSWGLAAFSPDRFAAIAPICGGGEPRSTRNFKHVPVWAFHGAKDTAVPLERTQAMIDALKRQGAEPKLTIYPEAGHDSWTETYNNPAFYEWLLAQKRVAKED